The genomic stretch CATATCGGCTTTAACGATATAGTCGGAGGCCTTCATTTTATAAACTTTACTGGCGGTTTCGGCATCACCCATATTAGTCAACACCACAACTTTGAGGTCTTTCATTTTAGGGTCTTTGCGGATGTGACCAAGTACATCCAACCCATTCATGCCTGGCATCATAAGATCGAGCAGCACAATATCGGGGTTAAATTCTTGAATCAACTTGAGCCCAACCATGCCATCACCGGCCGTTTTAACGGTGTAGCCCTCTTGCTCAAACTTCAGCCGA from Candidatus Saccharimonadales bacterium encodes the following:
- a CDS encoding response regulator encodes the protein MAEKTNPKVAIIEDDLAIVQMYRLKFEQEGYTVKTAGDGMVGLKLIQEFNPDIVLLDLMMPGMNGLDVLGHIRKDPKMKDLKVVVLTNMGDAETASKVYKMKASDYIVKADMTPKEVSEKIKKLLA